A window of Ovis canadensis isolate MfBH-ARS-UI-01 breed Bighorn chromosome X, ARS-UI_OviCan_v2, whole genome shotgun sequence contains these coding sequences:
- the LOC138930981 gene encoding calmodulin-1, with protein sequence MADQLTEEQIAEFKEAFSLFDKDGDGTITTKELGTVMRSLGQNPTEAELQDMINEVDADGNGTIDFPEFLTMMARKMKDTDSEEEIREAFRVFDKDGNGYISAAELRHVMTNLGEKLTDEEVDEMIREADIDGDGQVNYEEFVQMMTAK encoded by the coding sequence ATGGCTGACCAGCTGACTGAAGAGCAGATTGCAGAATTCAAAGAAGCTTTTTCACTATTTGACAAGGATGGTGATGGAACTATAACAACAAAGGAATTGGGAACTGTAATGCGGTCTCTTGGGCAGAATCCCACAGAAGCAGAGTTACAGGACATGATTAATGAAGTAGATGCTGATGGTAATGGCACAATTGACTTCCCGGAATTTCTGACAATGAtggcaagaaaaatgaaagatacagacagtgaagaagaaattAGAGAAGCATTCCGTGTGTTTGATAAGGATGGTAATGGCTATATTAGTGCAGCAGAGCTCCGCCATGTGATGACAAACCTTGGAGAGAAGTTAACAGATGAAGAGGTTGATGAAATGATCAGGGAAGCAGATATTGATGGTGATGGTCAAGTAAACTATGAAGAGTTTGTACAAATGATGACAGCAAAGTGA